In SAR202 cluster bacterium, the DNA window CGCGGCGGCTTCCTGCTCCATAGAGCCGCCAATCTCGCCGATGAGCACCACCAGGTCTGTGTCGATGTCTTTGTTGAAGAGCTTGAGCACATCCACAAAGTTGGTGCCGATGAGCGGGTCGCCGCCGATGCCGACGCAGGTGGACTGACCGATGCCCAAGGCGCTGAGCTGGCTGACGCACTCGTAGGTGAGGGTGCCGCTCCGAGACACCACGCCGACTCGACCTGGGCGGTGGATAGAGCCGGGCATGATGCCGACTTTGCATTTAGCGGTGGGCGAAATAAGGCCGGGGCAGTTGGGGCCTAAGAGGCGGCTCTTGCGGCCTCGCAGGTAGCGGAGGACGCGGCCTGAGTCCAGGACGGGCACGCCTTCGGCGATGCTGACGATAAGCTCCACGCCCGCCTCGGCAGCCTCAATCATAGCGTCCTGGGCGAAGGGCGCGGGGACGAAGATTAATGTGGCGTTGGCGCCGGTCTCTCGGACAGCCTGGTCAACGGAATCAAAGACCGGGACTTTATCGAAGGCCATGGTACCGCCTCGCCCGGGCGTGACGCCAGCGACCACGTTGGTACCATATTCAACGCATCGCTGGGCATGGAAGCCGCCCTCGCGGCCCGTGATGCCCTGGATTAGAAGCCGGGTGTCTTTACTGACCAGGACGCTCATATTTCAATCCTCACTCAGCTCGTTAGCTGAGCGCAACGTTGGTAAAGCTCTCTTAAGCTGGGCCTCAAGTTCCAGCAAAGTGGTGGCGAAGAAGACATCCAGGCCGGACTGCGCCAGGATTTCGCAGGCCTGCTCCACGTTGGTGCCCTGAAGGCGGGCGATGATGGGAAGGCTCGCGCTACGCTCCTGGCAGGCGCGGACAACGCCCCGCGCGACGATGTCGCATCGCAGGATGCCGCCGAAGATGTTGATGAGGATACCCTTCACGCCCGAGTCCGAAAGCATAATGTTGACGGCCTTGACCACTTTCTCGTCGTCAGCGCCGCCGCCCACGTCCAGGAAGTTGGCCGGCGTCGCGCCTACCCGCCGCACCAGGTCCATAGTCGCCATGGCCAGGCCAGCGCCGTTGACCAGGCAGCCAACGGAGCCCTCCAGCTTCACGAAGGCCACCTTGGCCTCGTGGGCCTGGGCCTCGGAGGGGTCTTCCTGGGCCGGGTCGGCCAGGGCGGCCAGGTCAGGGTGGCGGAAAAGGGCGTCGTCCTCCAGGTCCACCTTGGCGTCGAGGGCGATGACCTTGCCGTCGGAGGTCACGGCCAGGGGGTTAACCTCCACCAGCGTGCAGTCCAATTCCATGAACATGCGATAGATAGCGGTAAGCATAGAACCTGCCGCCTTGGCCTGGTCGCCGCTGAGGCCCAGGGCGCGGGCGACGCGGCGGGCCTGGAAGGGCTGGAGGCCGATGGCGATATCCACGCCCTCGCGATATATCTTCTCGGGCTGCTTGGCGGACACCTCCTCGATGTCCATGCCGCCGGCGGCGCTGGCGATGAACACCGGCCCCTGGGCGGAGCGGTCTACCGTCAAAGCCAGGTACAGCTCTTTGGCTACCGAGGCGGTTTCTTCGACGAGGACCTTGTGGACAGGGACACCTTCCTTGCCCGTCTGGTGGGTGACGAGGCGGGAACCGATGAGCTTGCTGGCGTAATCGGAGGCGTCCTGAGGCGAGTTAACAAGCCGCACGCCGCCGGCCTTCCCTCGACCGCCAGCGTACACCTGCGCTTTAACCACGGCCTTGCCGCCCAGGTCTCGAGTCGCCGCTTCGGCCTCGTTGGGGGTGGAGGCGACGTGACCGCGGGGCGTCGGAGCGCCGTATTTGGCCAGCAGGGCCTTGGACTGGTATTCATGAATCTTGATGGCGAATAGTCCTATAAAAGTCTTGGGGTATTCTAGCGGCCTAATGGTGAATTGCCAACCCTTAAATGAGTAATCATTGAAATCGGGACTACGGTATGAAGCATTTCAAGGAGTTAAGAATTTAGGGGTTGATGCAACTTAATCATTGAAATGATGAAATTAGCCCTGTCTATACCCCTGCGCAATCGTTACGCTTGTCCTGTAAACCAATTCGAGTGAGGGGAAGCTATGACAAGGCAGGGTTTCCTAACCGAAAAGCCAACTGCCCAGCATTTGCCACAACAGCGGCAAAGGCAGGCGCTCCTGCTTATTCCTCAAGGCTGCCCTTATTGCAACGGCGACGTGCTCTTTTTCCAGGACGGGTCAAGCATCCTGTGGATGTGCCTGCAATGCTCACACTTTGAGCAATTGCCCGAGTCGCTGATAAAAGTCTAATCCCAGTAAAGAAAGGAAAGCCATGTACAAGCGAATGTTGATCACGCTGGACGGTTCGCCCCTGGCCGAGGAGGTTGTGGTCCAGGCTACGGAACTAGCGCTACAGTGTGAAAGCCAGGTCCTCTTGCTTCAAGTAATCGTGCCGGTGCGCTCAGTTATGGGGCCGGCAGAATTCGGCGCAGCGCCTTACGCGGACTATACAGAGGAATTCTTGAAGCGGACCGAGGAAGAGGCTAAGGCATACCTGGAATGGACAGCGCAGCCGATGAGGGAAAAGGGTATTGACGTCCAGTGTGTGACGGTTCGCGGACTGGCGGCGGAGGAGATCATTCGCTGTGCCAAAGACTACGGCGTCGACCTAATTATCATGGCCACCCACGGACGCAGCGGTATTGGCCGCATGGTCTTAGGGAGCGTGGCAGACGAAGTCCTTAGGAAATCGTCGCTGCCGATATTGCTCTACAAGCCTGGAGCGCAAAAGAAACAGGAAGAGAAGCCGGCTTCAGTCCAAAAGAACAAGGGATCTGGGCAGAGGTGATGGACTATCATAAGTAACACTACGAATTGCGCCTGCAAAAGTGCTAGCTTAAAATTCGGTATGACTAACAAAATGACCCACAGCAAGGTGCTGCAGTGCTGAAACAAGAGACTGAGTACACATCACTCAAGAGTCCAATTGACGTCATGTACCTTGTTCACAAGGCCCTTCGGGCACATGGCGCCCGGGCTGAGGACATGGTCCGAAACCTGGACGCGAACGAAAGCCTGCACGGGTTTCGCAGTCACTTTAACGAATGGGCCTCCGCCCTGGCTTATCACGCCATTATGGAGGATGAGTTTATGACCTCCGTAATGCCTAAGCTACCTCAAGTTAACGAAAACGAAGAAAGCCACCGCAAGCTAGAGCAGCGGCTTGAGGCAGTGGTTAAATGCCTGGACAGCGAAATAGGCAAGCAGCGCCTGGTCGCCAGCACTCAGCGCCACCTCTATGGCGGGGTTGTCTCCTTACAGATAGCGCAAGATGACCATCTAGAGGAGGAAGAGGAGTTTGTGCTGCCCCTAGTCCGCCAGCACTTCTCCGACCAGCAGCAAACAGCTATAATCCGGCGCATCCTCATCGACGACCAAGCCGCCGATTGTCTATGGGTTCTCAAGTGGCTGGGGCGAAACTTGACCACAGGCGAGCGCCATCTTATTGAAGCCCTTCGTATGGACAACGTTCCAGCAGATGATATGTGGGGCTAGGGCCCGGGCGAAAAAGGGATGGCAGCAAACCGACCGCTAATCCCGATTTAGAAGGCGATGGCTGGAGGCGAAGGCCACGGCTTCCAGGGCGGTATGCACGCCCAGCTTACTAAGAATGCTCTGGATATGATTACGCGCCGTGGTGCGGCTGATAACCAGGTCGTCAGCAATGGCCTTGGAGTTCTTGCCCTTGCACATCTGTCGCAGGACTTCAACTTCTCGCGGGGTTAATTCCTGATTAGGTCCGGGCGATGAAGCTGGCGCAGTGGGCGACGCTGGCCTTAATGACCCGGCGGCGAGTTGGGCCAAGCGAGACAAGAGGTCCTGGTTTGCCATCTGGGTGGAGACATCCCGGAAGATGTGAACCATAGAGGACAGCTTGGCGTCACGAGATGGAATTACGATGTGCGTTATGCTAAGCCAGATAGAACGTCCATCTTTGGTTTTAGTAGCCACCTGAACTGACGGCGGAATGCCGTGTGTCTTGCCTATTTGCATAACGCGACAGTCCATTTGGCAGACGGTATGACCCGCTTGGTCCATGCCGCTGACGACTGCAAAACAGGGCTTGCCTATTACCTCTTTCGCAGAGAAGCCTAGTATCTGTTCAGTAGCCTGATTCCAGAGCATGATGCGATGAGAGCTGTCCACCACAAACACGCCATCCTCCGTTCGAGTGAACAGTTCCAGGACCTCATCATCTCGCTCCAAGTTCAGTTTTGTAGCCTTTGGCATCTCCATGAATCATCCCTTACAGCCTTTGCGAAGCCACACCATTTTAACATGCGTTCCGGTATCTGATGCATTCTACCTATTCATTTAGTGCTTTCTCTTCATGCGCTCCACAGACGCGGCATCGATAATTTGTGTAGCAAACTCGAAGGAGTAAGGATATGAGCCTCAGAACTGTCAGCAAAATAGCCGTGGTTATTGCCATAGCTATGGGCCTGGGAATGATGGCCATGGGGGTCGCTTTTATAGTCCTGGGCGCGGAGGCAAAGAGCGATATTCGAGCCGCCCTGCGCCAGGAGGAGGTAATCACCAGCGCCGACGCCTCCATTCCGGGGGTGCCGGTGGAGGACGTGCAGACAGCAAGGGCCCAGGCGGAGGCTATTGAGGCCCATACCTTCGGGAGGTTTGGGCCTTACTCTTCGATGCAGCGCGACGACCCCAACCGGCAGGTGTATCTGAACGGGCTTACGCTCCGCAACTCGCTGAACCTGACAATCGTTGGATTCGGAGTGGGAGACCTGGCTATTGGAATGGGAGCGGTGACTGTGGTGCTGGGGCTGATCATCGCGGCGCTGGCCGTGCCCGTCCACGTCTTGGTAATGCGAGTCACAGGGGAGAGATAAGGCATGACAACGCCAAAGCTTAATTCAAAATCTATCTACCTCTTGGTGGCAGTCCTGAGCTTGATAGCACTGGCTATAGGCTGCACCGCTGTGAGAGCGGACCCGACGCCCACGCCAACGGCTACAAAGGCGCGTACACCCACACCCAGCCCCCGGCCCAGCCCAACGGCGACACCTACGCGGCAAGCTGGCGACGGAGGCTCAGGCTCTCCTGCGGGGACCTCGTTTACCTTGACCACAGGGCTTTCCCAGGGAAAGCTGGTCTTTGTAGGCAAAGGCGGCGCCATTGACGGCCAAGTTAACCCGGTCCTACGAGTGCCCGTGGGCCGACCGGTGCAAGTGACGCTGGTAAACGGGGACGGCATCCAGCACGACTTTACGGTGCCTGACCTGAACGCCAAAACCGACTATGTTACGACGGTAGGGCAGTCGACGACCGTCACATTTACTGCTAACAAAGAGAGCCAGTTTGTTTACTTCTGCTCAGTGCCGGGCCATCGACTGGCGGGCATGGAGGGTTTAGTAATTGTGGGCGAGGGCGGCCAAGACCCGGGTACAAAAGCGCCAAGCGTGGTTAAACCGCCCACCGATCTGCCCGGGCCGATAGGCCGTCGGGAGCCGCAGCATGTGCCGGTAGCGCTGGAGGCTATAGAGACTGAAGGACGGCTGGCTGACGGCGCAACCTATACCTATTGGACTTTCGGCGGAACAGTGCCAGGGCCTTTCGTCCGTGTGCGTGCCGGTGACACAGTTGAGTTGAAGCTAAAGAATCTGTCGTCCAGCACTACCGGCCACTCCATAGACCTGCACGCCGTTACCGGACCCGGCGGCGGGGCGGTGGCTACGCAGGTCGCGCCGGGAGAGGAGAAGTCCTTCACTTTCAAGGCCCTTAATCCAGGGCTGTACGTGTACCACTGCGCAACACCTATGGTAGCCCATCACATATCCAATGGCATGTATGGGCTTATCTTGGTGGAGCCTGAGGATGGCCTGGCGCCGGTGGACAGGGAGTTCTACGTAATGCAAGGCGAAATCTATACCAGGCAGCCCCACGGCACCAAGGGACATCTGGATACCAGCATCGACAAAATGTTGTCGGAGGATGCCGAGTACTTCGTCATGAACGGGGCGGTCGGCGCGCTGACGCAGGAACACCCGCTGAAGGCCAACGTGGGTGAGACTGTGCGGATCTTCTACGGCGTCGGAGGGCCGAACTTCACGTCCTCCTTCCACGTCATCGGCGAAATTTTCGATCGGGTATACAACCAGGGGTCGCTGACTTCAACGCCACTAACCGATGTTCAGACCACGCTGGTGCCGGCGGGAGGCGCCGCTATGGTGGAGTTCAAGGTGGAGGTGCCCGGAAGGTACATACTGGTGGACCATGCCCTTTCCAGGGCGGAGCGCGGCCTGGCAGGATATCTGATAGTAGAGGGCGCGCCAAATCCGGAGGTATTCCAGGGAAATGCCGAAGGAGGTGGTCATTAGCAAATGAAGAAGTTTGGAGGTAATAAGTAACGGCCGGACTTTTGGAGATGCAACGCTTCCCTGGCTTTCAACTAAATTAGGGGTTTAGCCCGATGTGAGGAGACTGAGATGAACAATGAGATAACTACCCTAAAAAGTTCCATCGACGTGATGCACCTGATTCATAAGGCCCTAAGAGGGGAGGCAGAGCGTGTGGTTGCCACGGCTGACGACATGGCCACAGCAGACGACCTGAAGGCCGTGAAGGAGGGTTTCAACTTCTGGGCAAAGGCTCTGGGGTACCATGCCGTCAACGAAGACAAATACATGACGGGGCCTATCGCTAATTCCATGATCGCCAGAGAGAATGAAGAGGAACATGCGCGCCTTGGCGAGCGCATAGGGAATACAGCGACATGCTTGAGCAAGGAGTTCAGCGACGGCAACCTCAGTATACGCGGACATAGACACTTCTATGGCTGCGTGGTCGCTTTACAGGTAGCCCAAAACGCCCATCTGGAGGAGGAGGTGGAGTTTGTGCTGCCCTTGGTGAAAGAGCGCATGGCTGATGAGCAGCAATTAGAGATAGCTCTGAGGCTGCTATGGGATGAAACCGCCAAGGACAAACGTTGGGTAGCCGCTTGGGTTTCAAAGAGCCTTTCGGCAAGGGAAAAGAAACTGCTGGCAGACCTGGAAGAGGAACTAACCAAGGAAACCGTGGAGGGTATCTACCTGCAGTAGTATGAGGCACGTGCTTCGTCGGATAGAAGAGTCTACAGCACAAATCTTAAGGGCCTGGAATTATTCCCAGGCCCTTAAGATTACGGACAAGGTGTAACTATTATCTTCGCGCGCCTGCCTCTTCCATGGCCCCTACCTGCTGGAGCATAGTCACCATGTCAAAGTAATGGCGGGTCTCTTTTATCTTTCCACCCTGCACGGTGGCGACCATGGAAGCGGGCAATTTTACTCGCTTACCAGAGGCTGGTATCGAGTTGCCGGGCATTTGGATGGCTCCCCTGTGAGTCCCTTCCCAGGTTATTTCCGCCACCACGCTATTGCCGCTGGCAAAAATATTGCGGATGGTGCCTCTGGCATCGTGGAAGGCCTTACGCCACTCCTGGTCTGCCTTAACTATCTCGTCTGCGCCCTGGATTCGCCGCTGGGTGCCCGTTTCCTCATAAACACTGTCCTGCGTAAGAGTCGCTTTGAAACGCTGCCAATCGCCGGCATTAAAGGCTTCGATATTCTCTTTTAATACCCTGGTCACATCCTGCTGCGTCATATGCCACCTCACCAGTGAATTTCCCCTTAAGACGCGCTGAAGGCTATCTAGGGACGGGACGAGGCTATCACCGTCCGTCGTGCCTAGTCAATGTCGGCAAAGGCTTGCCTGGCAGGCCGAATTACCAGGAGATTTTGACGACTACACCACGAAATGCGTCGCGGCGGATGCCCGCTCAATATCAGGGGTGGAGGCAAGGACTACGCATTGACGGCATACTTTATCTCGGATACATTGGCCCAAAGCCTAAGCATACCCAACAAGGAGCCGCCATGGCTGACAAAGAGACCATCGGATTCATTGGCCTGGGCATCATGGGACAGCCCATGAGCCTCAACCTAATCAAGAATGGCTATAAAGTGGTGGCGTGGAACCGCACCAAGAGCAAAACCAAGCCCGTGGCCGACGCCGGCGCCGAGATAGCGGCGTCGCCGGCGGAGGTGGCGCGGAAGGCCAGGGTGGTCATAACCATGGTGGCCGACTCGCCGGACGTGGAGGCGGTGGTGCTGGGCAAGAACGGCGTCATCGAGGGCATACAGCGCGGCGGAGTGCTTATCGACATGAGCACGATTTCGCCCAAGATCACGCGGACGATTGGGGCGAAGCTGGGGGAAAAAGGAGCGTCGATGCTGGACGCGCCGGTGACCGGCAGCTCGTGGGCGGCCAAGGACGGCACGCTGTCGATAATGGTGGGTGGAGACGGGCCGGTCTTCGAGCGGTGCCTGCCCGTCCTGCAAGCCATGGGCAAACGAATTATTCATATAGGGCCCGCGGGCAGCGGCCAGTCGGCCAAGCTGGTAAACCAGGTCCTGGTGGCAGGGACGCTGGCGGCGGTGTGCGAGGGGCTGCTGCTGGGGGCCAAGCTGGGAGTGGACCTGGACAAGACCTTCCAGGCTATCACCGGCGGCGCGGCCAACTCGTGGCAGTTGGAAAACCTGGGGTCGAGGTTGTTGAAGCGGGACTTCGCGCCCGGCTTCGCGGTGAAGCTTATGCTCAAGGACCAGCGGCTGATAAACGAGGCGGCGCAGGAGATGAACCTGCCGATGCCAGTGTCGTCGGTGGCGAGGCAAGGCTTCTACGCCCTGGGGCTGCGGGGACTGGGCGAGGAGGGAACGCAGGCTTACGTGAAGGTGCTGGAGGAACTGGGGAAGGTGGAGGTGAAGGGAGGCGGAGGGGACTAGTTTCGCCCGTTCCTCAGCCTCCGCCACGCCTTTAACACCTGGGCGTCCCGGGGGAAGGCCAGGGGCGGCAAAGCGTCGAGCGGGAAGAAACCCACGTCCTGGACTTCATGCGTCGCGGCGATAACACTTCCGCCCACCGCACGTCCATCAAAGGCGGCCAGGACCACCGGGTGGCCCCGCTCGGAGAACAGCCCCACCAGCCCCCGAATCTCCACCGTCAGCCCCGTCTCCTCTCGAACCTCCCGGGCCGCGCCCTCCTCTACGGACTCGCCCCGGTTCACATACCCACCTGGAAAGCTCCAGAGGCCCAGGCCTGGCTCGGTGTTGCGCTTCACCATCAGCACCCTGCCGTCGCGTTCGACGACCACGGCGGCGGCCAGCTTGGGGTCGTAGAAGATGACCTTGCCGCAGGCGGGACACACGGGGCGCGGCGTGCCATGGGCGGCACGGACCTCCAGGGGCGAGGCGCATTTAGGGCAGTAGCGGTCGTCCTGAAGCATGGGGAAAAGATAGGGGTTGGGGAACTAAAAGTCGAGAGCGCACGTAAGGTATCATAGGCAAAATAGAAAGGTGGGTTATGTTTATCAAAATCGCGCTCCTCTGCTTGAGCCTCCTAGCCTTATCGATTACTGTGGCCTGCGGCGACGACAGCGATACGCTTTCCATCCCCGGCTCGCTGGAGGCGCAGACCATCCACGACCGGCTGGCTATTCAGCTCTACTGGCCCGAAGCCAACGGCGCGCCCGACGCCATCATCATCGAACGCTCCAATACCGGCCGCGACGGCCCGTGGGTCAAGACCGCGACCATCGCCGGCGAGCACACCACGTATATCGACCAGGAGGGCCTGTCCAATAACGTCACCTATCACTACCGGGTCAAGGCGAGGCTGGGCAGCAACGAGTCGTCTTATTCCAACGTGGTCAGCGCCATTGCCACGTCCCTGCCAACACCGCCGCCGACAAGGTAGCTGTCCATACAAGGGCAGATCGAAAGCGGCGCGTGTTGTTTTTTATCGCCCATCCCTCTAAAGGGACAGGAGACTAGGCGGCAGGTGTTGTCCCATTGAATGAAAGCAAGATAGGCTTAGCAGTAATTACCAGCCAGCGCAGCCGCTAAGTAGAATGGGCTAAAAGGGAGTGGATTTAAGGGGGCGAAAAGTCGGATTATGCCAATGCCGCTCAGGCTCAGGTCACTTCTATGGCGACTCCAACCCTTGCTCCCACAACGCCAATGCCTTAAGAACTACCCAGTCCTAATCTGAATGGACTATCGACTTCAAGCCATGTGACTGAGACACTTCTCATAAATTTTTACTGCGCATTTAGTCTCAAAGCCGCCTGCTAAACGGTCTGTTTAGATGGTTAACCTGTAACTGCCATCTCAGAACCTTATAGCAGTAATCCTGCGGATCCCCTGGCCGCAGCAAAAACGCATGGAGATAACTAAATGATTTCATGGCGCCTATGGAAGGTCGCGACCGCAGTGCTAGCCCTTCTCGCCGCCACCTTCAGTGGCGGCGGCGTTATAATGGCGGAGCACACCAGCGGCGGCGACCTGCTGCCGGACCTGGTCACCGTAGCGCCCAGAGAGATGGAGATCAAGACTGTGGGCGGCGAGAAACGCCTCTACTTCACCAATGAGGTTATCAACCAGCACACGGGCGTCCTGGAGATCTTCCCGCAGACCTTCTCAGGCAGTGACAATAATGACTGCGACGGCGATGGCAACGCGTCTAACGACCGCATTGTCTCCCAGAGGATTTTCCAGGACAACAACGGCAACGGGATATTTGTCCGGGGAACGGACACAAGCTCCCGGACTGTGAAGGCAGGCTGCATGGTGTACCACCCTTCTCACAACCACTGGCACTTTGACGAGTTCACACACTACAGGCTGGCCAATCTATCCGGCGGCACGGTTTCCCAAGGGTCAAAACAGTCCACCTACATAGAGGACACGGCGCCAAGATACAACCTGGAGGGCCAGCCCAGCTCCAAGTACTACGGCGAATGCGCCTCCACCAGGGCCCAGGGACTCTCGGTAGGCTGGGGCGATATATACCGCTCCACCCTTCCAGACCAGTATATAAGCATCGCGGGAGTGGCTAACGGAGAGTACTGCCTTTTCTCCACCGTCAATCCAGACCGCAGGCTGCTGGAGACAAACCACAACAACAACGGCGCCGCACTGCGCATTACGATTAACGGCTCCACCGTGGCCGCCTCCAGCAACAACTCGTGCCCCAGCAGCAACCCCGCTCCCTTACCCCCCTCCCATACGGTCTACGACAACAGCCTGCGATGGGACAATTGGAGCTGGAGCACCACAGTGAACCCCAATAACACGTCGCCGATATATTCCGGCTCCAGGTCCATGGCGGTAACTTACAACAGCGCGTGGGCCGGCCTTTCGCTGCGCAGCGGGGGTCTGGACACCTCCTCCTCATCCCACCTGCACTTCGCCATCGCTATCGGAGGACAGCCGCTCTCTCGAGTTGTGGTGACACTGTACGGCCTCGGGGACGACGTCCTGGGGTCCGTCGACCCCACGGACTACGCCACCGGCGGGGCCAACGACTGGTTTAGCGTATCCATTCCTCTAGGCGACCTTGGGGCGGACAACGCCACGGTCACCCGCGTAAACATTCAGGACAATACCGGCGGCGCCCAGCCCACCTTCTATGTGGACGAATTGGGATTCCTTAGCCAGTCCGGTCCAGGCGGCGGCGATCCTCCGCCCCCGCCTCCACCCCCCGCTTCCTCAGGGGTGGTGTACGACAACGCGCTTCGCTGGGAGGACTGGAGCTGGGGCACCAGCGTCAATCCCGGCAACACGTCGCCATACACCCATCTGCAATTCGCCATAAATATGGGCGGGCAGCCCTTGTCGGGGCTTCAGGTGTCGCTGTACGGTACGTCCGGCAGCCCCATCACCCAGGTCAACCCGCAGAATTACGACAGCCCCGCCGGCGGAGGGTGGCTCACCATCAACATCCCGCTGACAGCCCTTGGCGGCGCTAACACCACTATTACGCGCGTCCAGGTGCAGAACTCCACCAGCGCCGCGCGGCCTACCTTCTACATCGACGATATGAGCTTCACAGGCGACGGCGGCGGGGAGCCTCCGCCTCCACCGCCCCCAGGCGGGTCTACGGCCACCGTCTACGGCGACTCACTGCAGTGGGCCAACTGGAGCTGGGGGAGCAGCCTTAACCCCAACGCCACGTCGCCCGTCTTCGCCGGTTCCAACTCCCTGGCGGTGACCTACAACTCGGCCTGGGCCGGCCTCTCGCTGCATCACTCCGGGCTGAACACATCCTCCTATACCCACCTAAGATTCGTTATACATCTGGGAGGCGGGCAGTCGCTGTCCTCCATAGCCGTGTCCCTCCACAACACCTCGGACACTCCCATAACCGAGGTCAATCCTGCCGACTACGACACCTCCGCCAGCGGCGGCTGGCTTCAGTCGCGATTCCTCTGTCGGCCCTGGGAGCGAGCAACACCACCATCACCAGGGTTACAATTCAGGAGAACAGCGGCGGGTCTCAGCCCACCTTCCACATCGATAACCTGGCTTTTACCAACTAACGGCGCACTGAAGCTACGGACTAAGGCCCTCTTCGATGAA includes these proteins:
- the sucD gene encoding succinate--CoA ligase subunit alpha, translated to MSVLVSKDTRLLIQGITGREGGFHAQRCVEYGTNVVAGVTPGRGGTMAFDKVPVFDSVDQAVRETGANATLIFVPAPFAQDAMIEAAEAGVELIVSIAEGVPVLDSGRVLRYLRGRKSRLLGPNCPGLISPTAKCKVGIMPGSIHRPGRVGVVSRSGTLTYECVSQLSALGIGQSTCVGIGGDPLIGTNFVDVLKLFNKDIDTDLVVLIGEIGGSMEQEAAAYIKRNFKKPVVSFIAGATAPPGKRMGHAGAIITGAAATAEAKNKALKDAGAHVVPSPGEMGVTVQRVLGGR
- the sucC gene encoding ADP-forming succinate--CoA ligase subunit beta, whose protein sequence is MKIHEYQSKALLAKYGAPTPRGHVASTPNEAEAATRDLGGKAVVKAQVYAGGRGKAGGVRLVNSPQDASDYASKLIGSRLVTHQTGKEGVPVHKVLVEETASVAKELYLALTVDRSAQGPVFIASAAGGMDIEEVSAKQPEKIYREGVDIAIGLQPFQARRVARALGLSGDQAKAAGSMLTAIYRMFMELDCTLVEVNPLAVTSDGKVIALDAKVDLEDDALFRHPDLAALADPAQEDPSEAQAHEAKVAFVKLEGSVGCLVNGAGLAMATMDLVRRVGATPANFLDVGGGADDEKVVKAVNIMLSDSGVKGILINIFGGILRCDIVARGVVRACQERSASLPIIARLQGTNVEQACEILAQSGLDVFFATTLLELEAQLKRALPTLRSANELSED
- a CDS encoding universal stress protein; protein product: MYKRMLITLDGSPLAEEVVVQATELALQCESQVLLLQVIVPVRSVMGPAEFGAAPYADYTEEFLKRTEEEAKAYLEWTAQPMREKGIDVQCVTVRGLAAEEIIRCAKDYGVDLIIMATHGRSGIGRMVLGSVADEVLRKSSLPILLYKPGAQKKQEEKPASVQKNKGSGQR
- a CDS encoding PAS domain-containing protein; this translates as MEMPKATKLNLERDDEVLELFTRTEDGVFVVDSSHRIMLWNQATEQILGFSAKEVIGKPCFAVVSGMDQAGHTVCQMDCRVMQIGKTHGIPPSVQVATKTKDGRSIWLSITHIVIPSRDAKLSSMVHIFRDVSTQMANQDLLSRLAQLAAGSLRPASPTAPASSPGPNQELTPREVEVLRQMCKGKNSKAIADDLVISRTTARNHIQSILSKLGVHTALEAVAFASSHRLLNRD
- the nirK gene encoding nitrite reductase, copper-containing yields the protein MIALAIGCTAVRADPTPTPTATKARTPTPSPRPSPTATPTRQAGDGGSGSPAGTSFTLTTGLSQGKLVFVGKGGAIDGQVNPVLRVPVGRPVQVTLVNGDGIQHDFTVPDLNAKTDYVTTVGQSTTVTFTANKESQFVYFCSVPGHRLAGMEGLVIVGEGGQDPGTKAPSVVKPPTDLPGPIGRREPQHVPVALEAIETEGRLADGATYTYWTFGGTVPGPFVRVRAGDTVELKLKNLSSSTTGHSIDLHAVTGPGGGAVATQVAPGEEKSFTFKALNPGLYVYHCATPMVAHHISNGMYGLILVEPEDGLAPVDREFYVMQGEIYTRQPHGTKGHLDTSIDKMLSEDAEYFVMNGAVGALTQEHPLKANVGETVRIFYGVGGPNFTSSFHVIGEIFDRVYNQGSLTSTPLTDVQTTLVPAGGAAMVEFKVEVPGRYILVDHALSRAERGLAGYLIVEGAPNPEVFQGNAEGGGH
- a CDS encoding hemerythrin domain-containing protein: MNNEITTLKSSIDVMHLIHKALRGEAERVVATADDMATADDLKAVKEGFNFWAKALGYHAVNEDKYMTGPIANSMIARENEEEHARLGERIGNTATCLSKEFSDGNLSIRGHRHFYGCVVALQVAQNAHLEEEVEFVLPLVKERMADEQQLEIALRLLWDETAKDKRWVAAWVSKSLSAREKKLLADLEEELTKETVEGIYLQ
- a CDS encoding ester cyclase encodes the protein MTQQDVTRVLKENIEAFNAGDWQRFKATLTQDSVYEETGTQRRIQGADEIVKADQEWRKAFHDARGTIRNIFASGNSVVAEITWEGTHRGAIQMPGNSIPASGKRVKLPASMVATVQGGKIKETRHYFDMVTMLQQVGAMEEAGARR
- a CDS encoding NAD(P)-dependent oxidoreductase, with amino-acid sequence MADKETIGFIGLGIMGQPMSLNLIKNGYKVVAWNRTKSKTKPVADAGAEIAASPAEVARKARVVITMVADSPDVEAVVLGKNGVIEGIQRGGVLIDMSTISPKITRTIGAKLGEKGASMLDAPVTGSSWAAKDGTLSIMVGGDGPVFERCLPVLQAMGKRIIHIGPAGSGQSAKLVNQVLVAGTLAAVCEGLLLGAKLGVDLDKTFQAITGGAANSWQLENLGSRLLKRDFAPGFAVKLMLKDQRLINEAAQEMNLPMPVSSVARQGFYALGLRGLGEEGTQAYVKVLEELGKVEVKGGGGD
- a CDS encoding NUDIX hydrolase, with protein sequence MLQDDRYCPKCASPLEVRAAHGTPRPVCPACGKVIFYDPKLAAAVVVERDGRVLMVKRNTEPGLGLWSFPGGYVNRGESVEEGAAREVREETGLTVEIRGLVGLFSERGHPVVLAAFDGRAVGGSVIAATHEVQDVGFFPLDALPPLAFPRDAQVLKAWRRLRNGRN
- a CDS encoding fibronectin type III domain-containing protein; protein product: MFIKIALLCLSLLALSITVACGDDSDTLSIPGSLEAQTIHDRLAIQLYWPEANGAPDAIIIERSNTGRDGPWVKTATIAGEHTTYIDQEGLSNNVTYHYRVKARLGSNESSYSNVVSAIATSLPTPPPTR